The proteins below come from a single Chryseobacterium sp. MA9 genomic window:
- the metF gene encoding methylenetetrahydrofolate reductase [NAD(P)H] — protein sequence MKITEHIKNANGKTLFSLEVVPPQKGIGIEDLYTNIDPLMEFKPPFIDVTTSREEYIYLDKGNGLMERRITRMRPGTLGICAAIQHKYNVDTVPHLLCGGFTKEETEYLLVDCMYLGIDNVMALRGDAMKGHQYFEPTQGGHASAMDLVDQINNLGRGKYLHNEEQVCDELNKFCIGVAGYPEKHMEAPSMNYDLKWLKQKVDAGADYIVTQMFFDNKKYIEFVQKAREMGITVPIIPGIKPIATKKHLKILPQVFKIDLPEELINEVENAKNNEAVKQIGVEWAIAQCKELLDFGVPVLHFYSMGKSDNIKKVAGELF from the coding sequence ATGAAGATAACAGAACACATTAAAAACGCAAATGGAAAAACTTTATTCTCCTTAGAAGTTGTTCCACCACAGAAAGGAATCGGGATTGAAGACCTGTACACAAATATAGATCCGTTGATGGAGTTCAAACCACCTTTCATTGATGTTACGACATCAAGGGAAGAATATATTTACTTGGACAAAGGAAATGGCCTCATGGAACGTCGTATTACAAGAATGCGTCCGGGAACTTTAGGAATTTGTGCTGCTATTCAACATAAATATAATGTGGATACTGTTCCTCATCTTCTTTGCGGAGGTTTTACGAAAGAAGAAACAGAATATCTTTTGGTAGACTGTATGTACCTTGGAATTGATAATGTAATGGCCCTAAGAGGAGATGCTATGAAGGGACATCAGTATTTTGAGCCTACTCAGGGAGGACATGCTAGTGCTATGGATCTTGTGGACCAGATCAATAACCTTGGAAGAGGGAAGTATCTTCATAATGAAGAGCAGGTTTGTGATGAATTGAATAAGTTCTGCATTGGTGTTGCAGGATATCCGGAAAAACATATGGAAGCACCTTCCATGAATTACGACCTGAAATGGTTGAAACAAAAAGTAGATGCCGGAGCAGATTATATTGTTACTCAAATGTTCTTTGACAATAAAAAGTATATAGAATTCGTTCAGAAAGCAAGAGAAATGGGAATTACAGTTCCGATTATTCCGGGAATCAAACCTATTGCAACAAAGAAACATTTGAAAATCCTGCCGCAAGTATTCAAAATAGACCTTCCCGAAGAACTCATCAATGAGGTAGAGAACGCAAAAAACAATGAAGCTGTAAAGCAGATCGGAGTAGAGTGGGCCATTGCACAATGCAAAGAGCTTCTGGATTTCGGAGTTCCTGTTCTGCACTTTTACTCAATGGGAAAGAGTGATAACATCAAAAAAGTAGCCGGTGAGCTATTCTAA
- the folE gene encoding GTP cyclohydrolase I FolE: MVDFTDNDDDIFTGKEHTPIRKDAFDKSPQEKIEKITELFGEIMETLGMDMTDDSLKDSPRRVAKMYVNEIFGGLLPENKPGISTFSNKYKYRQMLVEKDITVYSFCEHHFLPIIGRAHVAYISNGEVIGLSKINRIVDYYAKRPQVQERLTMQIVDALKEALGTKDVACIIDAKHLCVNCRGIKDTASSTITAELSGIFRTNPITRQEFLHYVGSHAKLDY; the protein is encoded by the coding sequence ATGGTTGATTTTACTGATAACGACGATGATATTTTCACTGGAAAAGAACATACGCCTATAAGGAAAGATGCTTTTGATAAATCGCCACAGGAAAAAATAGAAAAAATTACTGAGCTTTTTGGTGAGATTATGGAAACGTTAGGAATGGACATGACAGATGATTCTCTGAAAGATTCTCCCAGACGTGTTGCCAAAATGTATGTGAACGAGATTTTCGGAGGACTTCTTCCTGAAAATAAACCAGGAATTTCCACTTTCTCCAATAAATACAAATATCGTCAGATGCTTGTGGAGAAGGATATTACAGTATATTCTTTCTGTGAACACCACTTCTTACCTATCATAGGAAGAGCCCATGTAGCTTATATTTCCAATGGAGAAGTAATCGGCCTTTCAAAAATCAATAGAATTGTTGATTATTATGCGAAAAGACCACAGGTTCAGGAAAGACTTACGATGCAGATTGTAGATGCTTTGAAAGAAGCTCTAGGAACAAAAGACGTAGCTTGTATCATTGATGCAAAACACCTTTGTGTCAACTGCAGAGGAATAAAAGATACTGCAAGTTCTACAATTACCGCAGAATTAAGTGGTATTTTCAGAACGAATCCTATTACAAGACAGGAATTCTTACATTATGTAGGAAGCCACGCAAAACTTGATTATTAA
- the cysS gene encoding cysteine--tRNA ligase, giving the protein MQLKIYNSLTAEKEIFKPILDGNVGMYVCGPTVYSNVHLGNVRTFLSFDFIYRTLMHLGYKVRYVRNITDAGHLTDDGNVDNDRFVKQTRLEKLEPMEIVQKYTVDFHKVLDMFNLLPPNIEPTATGHIVEQIELTQKLIERGFAYESNGSVYFDVLEYNKRGLNYGELSKRNIEELFANTRDLDGQGEKKNPQDFALWKKASPAHIMRWNSPWGEGFPGWHLECTAMSTKYLGETFDIHGGGMDLKFPHHECEIAQGKACNDAAPVNYWMHANMLTMNSQRMSKSTGNYILPMQLVTGDNDFFEKPFHPSIVRFCFLQAHYRSVLDISNDAMIASEKGFIRLMEAVKVLNSITPDDTKTSGFSLKEWKDKAYEALTDDFNSPILIAHLFEAVKYIFALNDGKETISTADLEDLKSTLNAFIFDVLGLQTVEENNNEKLDQTLKVLIELRNQARKSKNFDLSDQIRDKLLAEGIELKDGRDGTSYVLN; this is encoded by the coding sequence ATGCAATTAAAAATATATAACTCCCTTACAGCGGAAAAAGAAATATTCAAACCTATTTTAGACGGAAATGTCGGTATGTATGTCTGCGGACCTACCGTGTACAGCAATGTGCATTTAGGGAATGTAAGAACCTTCCTTTCCTTCGATTTTATCTACCGTACCTTAATGCATTTGGGGTATAAAGTAAGATATGTGAGAAATATTACTGATGCGGGCCACCTTACAGATGATGGAAATGTAGATAATGACAGATTCGTAAAGCAGACCAGGCTTGAAAAACTGGAGCCTATGGAAATTGTACAGAAATATACAGTAGATTTCCACAAAGTATTGGATATGTTCAATCTTTTGCCACCCAATATCGAACCTACAGCAACAGGACATATTGTAGAACAGATCGAGTTGACTCAAAAACTCATTGAAAGAGGCTTTGCTTACGAAAGCAACGGTTCAGTATACTTCGATGTATTAGAATACAACAAAAGAGGATTGAACTATGGAGAACTTTCAAAACGTAATATAGAAGAACTGTTTGCCAATACTAGAGACCTTGACGGGCAGGGAGAAAAGAAAAACCCACAGGATTTTGCATTGTGGAAAAAAGCATCGCCGGCTCACATCATGAGATGGAACTCTCCGTGGGGAGAAGGTTTCCCGGGATGGCACCTTGAATGTACTGCAATGAGTACAAAGTATTTGGGTGAAACCTTCGATATCCATGGAGGAGGGATGGACCTTAAATTCCCTCACCACGAATGTGAAATAGCACAAGGAAAAGCTTGCAATGATGCAGCGCCAGTAAATTACTGGATGCATGCCAATATGTTGACAATGAATTCTCAGCGTATGAGCAAATCTACAGGAAACTATATCCTTCCAATGCAATTGGTTACCGGAGATAATGACTTCTTTGAAAAACCTTTCCACCCTTCAATTGTACGTTTCTGCTTCCTGCAGGCACATTACAGAAGTGTGCTGGATATTTCAAACGATGCCATGATTGCCAGTGAAAAAGGATTCATCAGACTGATGGAAGCAGTGAAAGTACTGAATTCAATTACCCCTGATGATACAAAAACATCTGGTTTCAGTCTGAAAGAATGGAAAGATAAAGCATATGAAGCTTTGACGGATGATTTCAATTCACCAATTCTGATTGCTCACCTGTTTGAAGCTGTGAAATACATCTTTGCCTTAAACGATGGTAAAGAAACAATTTCAACTGCAGATCTTGAAGATTTAAAATCTACACTTAATGCCTTTATCTTTGATGTTTTAGGATTGCAGACTGTAGAAGAAAACAACAATGAAAAGCTGGATCAGACACTAAAAGTTTTGATCGAATTGAGAAATCAGGCAAGAAAATCCAAAAATTTTGACCTTTCAGATCAGATCAGAGACAAGCTGCTTGCAGAAGGAATCGAATTAAAAGATGGAAGAGACGGAACATCATACGTTCTGAACTAA
- a CDS encoding DinB family protein, which yields MNYQILKNIIDNELQRFQNIPEEEWSYRSSPEKWSKKEIIGHLCDSAFTNIRRFVVTQYKENENIVYDQNIWVKAQNYQNVPTSDLIDLWKSLNYQIVHVVENIPDEALQRTCDTTKTEPQVFTLEFIINDYVDHLQHHLKAI from the coding sequence ATGAACTACCAAATCCTTAAAAACATTATTGATAACGAACTTCAGAGATTTCAAAACATCCCTGAAGAAGAATGGTCATATAGAAGCTCTCCGGAAAAATGGTCCAAAAAAGAAATTATAGGACATCTTTGTGACAGCGCTTTTACAAATATTCGTAGATTTGTTGTCACTCAATATAAAGAGAACGAGAATATCGTATATGATCAGAATATCTGGGTAAAAGCTCAGAACTATCAGAATGTTCCTACTTCGGATCTTATTGATCTGTGGAAGTCTTTGAACTACCAGATTGTTCATGTAGTAGAAAATATCCCTGATGAAGCATTACAGAGAACTTGTGATACAACCAAAACGGAACCTCAGGTTTTTACATTGGAGTTTATTATTAATGATTATGTAGATCATTTACAGCATCATTTAAAAGCGATTTAA
- the metH gene encoding methionine synthase, whose protein sequence is MKYLRLSGLEPLIITPESNFINVGERTNVAGSKKFLRLIKEEKFSEALDIARHQVEGGAQILDVNFDDGLIDGKASMIKFLNLIASEPDIARIPIMVDSSKWEILEAGLQVAQGKCVVNSISLKEGEEEFIKHAKAIKRYGAAVIVMAFDEVGQADSFDRRIEISKRSYDILVNQLGFPAEDIIFDLNIFPVATGMDEHRRNAIDFIEATRWVRQNLPYASVSGGVSNVSFSFRGNDTVREAMHSVFLYHAIQAGMNIGIVNPAMLEVYDEINKELLELVEDVILDKREDATERLLDYSEKHKSVKKEKTEDLEWRNNPLQERITYALVKGIDRFIEEDVEEARQSAARPLHVIEINLMTGMGVVGDLFGSGKMFLPQVVKSARVMKKAVAYLQPFIEAEKDGSRPANGKILMATVKGDVHDIGKNIVSVVLGCNNYEIVDLGVMVPAEKIIQTAIAEKVDVIGLSGLITPSLDEMVYIASELERQNLDFPLLIGGATTSKAHTAVKIDLKYKNAVVHVNDASRAVNVVSSLLGDRNKEYVSDLKNDYSDFREKFLNRQVDKDYVSIQEARENHFKIDWENEDIFTPNMVGIKVIENQDLNELLPFIDWSPFFRSWDLHGKYPNILEDEVVGAQAKELFKDAQVILKRILDEKLLTAKAIFGIFKANSNESDDILIFDENNNEQTKFLTLRQQAQRSKGKDYLALSDFIAPQSSGKTDYVGAFCVTTGFGTDELSNEYEKANDDYNSIMVKALADRFAEAYAEFLHKKVRTEYWGYANQESLSNEELIAEKYKGIRPAPGYPACPDHLEKKTIWDLLKVEENTGVFLTESLAMFPTASVSGYYFGSPHAKYFGLGKITEDQLKDYAARRGCSIQEARKWLSPNLAD, encoded by the coding sequence GGATTGATTGATGGAAAAGCATCCATGATCAAATTTCTGAACTTAATTGCCTCTGAACCGGATATCGCAAGAATCCCGATCATGGTAGACTCTTCCAAATGGGAAATTCTGGAGGCTGGTCTTCAGGTAGCTCAGGGAAAATGTGTGGTAAATTCTATCAGCTTGAAAGAAGGTGAGGAAGAATTTATCAAACATGCAAAAGCAATTAAAAGATACGGAGCTGCAGTCATTGTAATGGCATTTGATGAGGTAGGGCAGGCTGACAGTTTTGACCGAAGAATTGAAATTTCAAAACGTTCTTATGATATTTTAGTCAACCAGCTTGGCTTTCCGGCAGAAGATATCATTTTCGATTTGAATATCTTTCCGGTGGCAACGGGAATGGATGAGCACAGAAGAAATGCCATCGACTTTATTGAAGCTACGCGCTGGGTAAGACAAAATCTTCCTTATGCATCCGTGAGTGGAGGAGTGAGTAATGTTTCCTTCTCTTTCCGTGGAAATGATACTGTGAGAGAAGCAATGCACTCTGTTTTTCTTTACCACGCCATTCAGGCAGGAATGAACATTGGTATTGTAAACCCGGCGATGCTGGAAGTTTATGATGAAATCAATAAGGAATTACTTGAGCTTGTAGAAGACGTAATCCTGGATAAAAGAGAAGATGCTACAGAAAGACTTCTTGACTATTCAGAAAAACACAAATCGGTCAAAAAAGAAAAGACCGAAGACTTAGAATGGAGAAACAATCCATTACAGGAAAGAATTACCTATGCATTGGTAAAAGGTATCGACCGTTTTATTGAAGAAGATGTAGAAGAAGCAAGACAATCAGCTGCGCGGCCACTTCATGTTATCGAAATTAACCTGATGACCGGGATGGGAGTAGTAGGAGATTTATTCGGAAGTGGAAAAATGTTTTTGCCTCAGGTAGTAAAGTCTGCAAGGGTAATGAAAAAAGCCGTAGCTTATTTACAGCCTTTCATTGAAGCAGAAAAAGACGGATCAAGACCGGCTAATGGAAAAATATTAATGGCAACAGTAAAAGGTGACGTACATGATATCGGAAAAAATATTGTGAGCGTTGTTCTGGGTTGTAACAACTATGAAATTGTTGACCTTGGAGTAATGGTTCCTGCCGAAAAGATTATCCAGACAGCCATTGCAGAAAAAGTAGACGTAATAGGATTAAGCGGACTGATTACACCAAGCTTGGATGAAATGGTGTATATCGCTTCAGAATTAGAAAGACAAAACTTAGATTTTCCTTTATTAATTGGTGGTGCTACAACTTCAAAGGCACATACCGCTGTGAAAATCGATTTAAAATATAAAAATGCAGTCGTTCACGTGAATGATGCATCAAGAGCAGTAAACGTAGTAAGTTCATTATTGGGTGACAGAAATAAAGAATATGTTTCGGATCTAAAGAATGACTATTCTGATTTCAGAGAAAAGTTTCTGAACAGACAGGTAGATAAAGATTATGTATCCATTCAAGAGGCAAGAGAAAATCATTTTAAAATTGATTGGGAAAATGAAGATATTTTCACTCCGAATATGGTAGGAATAAAAGTAATCGAAAATCAGGATCTGAATGAACTTCTTCCTTTTATCGACTGGTCCCCGTTTTTCAGAAGCTGGGATCTCCATGGAAAATATCCTAATATCTTGGAAGATGAGGTAGTAGGAGCTCAGGCGAAAGAATTATTCAAAGATGCCCAGGTTATTCTAAAGAGAATTTTAGATGAAAAGCTATTGACAGCAAAAGCAATCTTTGGAATTTTTAAAGCGAATTCCAACGAATCTGATGATATATTAATTTTTGATGAAAATAATAATGAGCAGACGAAGTTTTTAACCTTAAGACAGCAGGCTCAGAGATCAAAAGGAAAAGATTATCTCGCTCTAAGTGATTTCATCGCCCCTCAAAGCTCTGGAAAAACAGATTACGTGGGAGCATTCTGTGTAACAACCGGATTTGGAACCGATGAACTGTCCAATGAATACGAAAAAGCCAATGATGATTATAATTCTATCATGGTGAAAGCCCTGGCAGACCGTTTTGCAGAAGCCTATGCCGAATTTTTACACAAAAAAGTAAGAACAGAATACTGGGGATATGCCAATCAGGAAAGTTTAAGCAACGAAGAGCTTATTGCCGAAAAATATAAAGGAATCCGTCCGGCACCAGGTTATCCGGCTTGCCCAGACCATCTGGAAAAGAAAACCATCTGGGATCTTCTGAAAGTAGAAGAAAATACAGGCGTTTTCCTTACAGAAAGCCTTGCGATGTTCCCGACAGCATCTGTTTCAGGATACTATTTTGGAAGCCCGCATGCCAAATATTTCGGATTAGGAAAAATTACAGAAGACCAGCTTAAAGATTATGCAGCAAGAAGAGGTTGTAGCATCCAGGAAGCAAGAAAATGGTTGTCACCCAATTTAGCAGATTAA
- a CDS encoding T9SS type A sorting domain-containing protein codes for MKKHLFPLFLLLFGVNAQAQQDFFAIAGKETQSITFNDFRTIDAANGTSGEKVFTADSSTKVFSQTRRGIVAEDKNTYSNSQATTLAALAYDSSNNNLVYMPMFSSNIYVLNPQTKEITLVENTVARVSSCDINSHITRMATGYNGNIYAVNNAGTQFLEISKNGGQYVVNDLGIIKDDPSNGRNSFTAMETGFGGDMIADADNNFYVFAASGNVFKVLTKDLKAKFVGKITGIPENYSVNGSAVNAQGKAVIASAKGAALYEVDLTTLQAKQLPGEQGLHIYDLASKYFVNDKASGINAMAANLDIYPTKVDEHYIYVHVNKNLKGNIKLNIFDMSGKNVMIQDLSVKDASLDEKVYLKGLVSGAYIVNITDESGKAIFNKKILVTR; via the coding sequence ATGAAAAAACATTTATTCCCTCTATTTTTATTGTTATTCGGTGTGAATGCACAAGCACAGCAAGATTTCTTTGCGATTGCTGGAAAAGAGACTCAGAGTATTACTTTCAATGATTTTCGCACAATTGATGCAGCTAATGGAACTTCCGGAGAAAAAGTCTTTACAGCCGATTCTTCAACAAAAGTATTTTCCCAGACTAGAAGAGGTATTGTAGCTGAAGATAAAAACACTTACAGTAATTCTCAAGCAACAACTTTGGCTGCCCTTGCCTATGATTCTTCGAATAACAATTTGGTGTATATGCCTATGTTTTCTTCTAATATCTATGTTTTAAACCCACAGACTAAAGAGATTACATTGGTAGAAAATACTGTTGCAAGAGTATCCTCGTGTGATATCAATTCTCATATTACAAGAATGGCAACAGGGTATAATGGTAATATTTATGCTGTGAATAATGCCGGAACACAGTTTTTGGAAATTAGTAAAAATGGTGGCCAATATGTGGTAAATGATCTTGGGATTATCAAGGACGATCCATCTAACGGTAGAAATTCATTTACAGCTATGGAAACGGGGTTTGGTGGAGATATGATAGCTGATGCAGATAATAACTTCTATGTTTTCGCAGCTTCAGGAAATGTTTTCAAGGTTCTGACAAAAGATCTAAAAGCTAAATTTGTTGGTAAAATCACTGGGATTCCAGAGAATTACTCTGTTAATGGATCCGCTGTAAATGCTCAAGGAAAAGCGGTGATTGCAAGTGCAAAAGGTGCTGCCTTATATGAGGTAGACCTTACAACTTTACAGGCAAAACAGCTTCCGGGAGAACAGGGATTGCATATTTATGATTTGGCAAGTAAATATTTTGTGAATGATAAGGCTTCCGGTATCAATGCTATGGCAGCTAATCTGGATATTTATCCAACAAAGGTAGATGAGCACTATATTTACGTTCATGTTAATAAGAATCTGAAAGGTAATATTAAACTGAATATCTTCGATATGTCAGGGAAGAATGTGATGATTCAGGATCTATCTGTAAAAGATGCTTCACTGGATGAGAAAGTATATCTTAAAGGATTGGTGAGTGGAGCTTATATTGTAAATATTACTGATGAATCCGGAAAAGCAATATTTAATAAGAAGATTCTCGTAACAAGATAA
- a CDS encoding ferritin, whose protein sequence is MVSEKIAKLINEQIAHEQYAAQYYLSMSAWFSGKDLDGIANYFRVQSKEELMHADKMFDYLNDVGGEIIIGEIPKPPHEFENATDIFEKALAHEKIVTKSIFNIVKNANDEGDFATTSFLQWFINEQVEEEASASQYVTKIKMVCDNPSALYLFDQELSQRVFVPATTA, encoded by the coding sequence ATGGTTAGCGAAAAAATTGCAAAATTAATTAACGAACAAATTGCCCACGAACAATACGCCGCTCAATATTATCTTTCAATGTCTGCATGGTTTTCTGGAAAAGATCTGGATGGAATTGCCAACTACTTTAGAGTACAGAGCAAGGAAGAATTGATGCATGCAGATAAAATGTTTGATTATTTGAACGATGTAGGCGGGGAAATTATCATCGGAGAAATTCCAAAACCTCCACATGAGTTCGAAAATGCAACAGATATTTTTGAGAAAGCATTAGCACATGAGAAAATAGTAACTAAAAGTATTTTCAATATTGTAAAAAATGCAAACGATGAAGGAGATTTTGCAACAACGTCATTCCTGCAGTGGTTTATTAACGAACAGGTAGAAGAAGAAGCCAGCGCTTCTCAATATGTTACGAAAATCAAAATGGTATGTGATAATCCATCAGCACTATACCTTTTTGACCAGGAATTATCTCAGAGAGTATTTGTTCCTGCTACAACAGCTTAA
- a CDS encoding 4-alpha-glucanotransferase has product MKLYFNVGYIVKAGENLQLVIGEEGGAAVHIHTMFYAENGLWKCEVDNFSKSISYQYRVVNEKGHVLREEFVPHHLSFPHNYKEFIVFDEWNNKNFPENYLNNKILYNKLHDFVPEKITVLKKHTHLFRIEAPIYNPDWRIVLFGSTESLGNWSYEKVIHLYQTDFGMWEASVEIPENEFIQFKYCIYNTKENRVIDVETGENRFTVANPLSDVLQIVSNHYFRFKGYQMYHDAGVAVPVFSLRSEDGFGVGEFADIKKLADWTKETNLGIIQILPINDTTANYSWTDSYPYAAVSVYALHPQYISIEKLDYSLPKELVESYSDEKENLNALDLIDYERMIEGKWKYLTAVFYAEKDKIYKDRNFKKFIKDNEHWLVPYSAFCVLRDKYKTPNFTEWKTHKKYIAGKILQFFTTKNKDYDISMLHAWVQYQLHVQLKDAVDYAHNLGISLKGDLPIGIYRFSVEAWTEPELFGMDFQAGAPPDQFTELGQNWEFPTYNWEAMKADDYRWWKNRFKALEQYFDAMRIDHILGFFRIWRMPVSAVQGILGYFYPAVPIVAEEFKAWQIPFNFDRYCKPFINNQILWDYFGKDSGKALEFMNRNADGTYFFKEEFDTQRKLVNFFKKKSYGPLEEQLISLCANVLFLTEEKNGKTVYHPRFNVYNTESYKHLPELEQKSIYDLYHDYFFRRQDHLWSEKAMEKLPVILNATKMLICGEDLGMVPACVPVVMDELAIIALKVQRMPSENIPFYNPKHANYMNVVTASSHDSSTLRQWWKEDPALTQKYFNQQLIQYGKAPADLNPHLAEIIMKQHLYNDAMLAIFPIQEFLATDAELTNKKIDNERINNPAVFPHYWRYRMHIKLEDLKKKESFNEKIAFWIKDSGRM; this is encoded by the coding sequence ATGAAACTATACTTTAATGTAGGATATATTGTAAAGGCTGGAGAAAATTTGCAGTTGGTAATTGGAGAAGAGGGAGGAGCTGCAGTACATATCCATACTATGTTTTATGCTGAGAATGGATTGTGGAAATGTGAAGTTGACAATTTCTCAAAATCGATTTCATATCAATACCGGGTAGTCAATGAGAAAGGCCATGTATTAAGAGAGGAATTTGTTCCGCATCATCTTAGTTTTCCCCATAATTATAAGGAGTTTATAGTTTTTGACGAATGGAATAACAAAAATTTTCCTGAAAACTATTTAAACAACAAGATTCTTTACAATAAGCTGCATGATTTTGTTCCCGAAAAAATAACAGTTTTAAAAAAACATACCCATTTATTCAGAATAGAAGCTCCTATTTATAATCCGGATTGGAGGATTGTACTCTTTGGAAGTACGGAATCTTTAGGAAACTGGAGCTATGAAAAAGTTATTCATCTGTATCAGACAGATTTCGGAATGTGGGAAGCTTCTGTAGAAATTCCGGAAAATGAATTTATCCAATTCAAATACTGTATTTATAATACCAAAGAAAATAGAGTCATTGATGTAGAAACGGGAGAGAACAGATTTACGGTTGCTAATCCATTAAGTGATGTTCTGCAGATTGTTTCCAATCATTATTTTAGATTTAAAGGATATCAGATGTATCATGATGCCGGAGTTGCTGTTCCCGTATTCTCTTTGAGAAGCGAAGACGGTTTCGGTGTAGGAGAATTTGCAGACATTAAAAAATTAGCAGATTGGACAAAAGAAACGAATCTTGGTATTATTCAGATTCTTCCGATCAATGATACAACAGCGAATTATTCCTGGACTGATTCTTATCCTTATGCCGCGGTATCTGTCTATGCTCTGCATCCACAATATATCTCTATAGAAAAGCTTGATTATTCTTTACCTAAAGAATTAGTTGAGTCGTATTCAGATGAAAAAGAGAATTTAAACGCTCTGGATTTGATCGATTATGAAAGAATGATCGAAGGTAAATGGAAATATCTTACAGCCGTTTTCTATGCAGAAAAAGATAAAATTTATAAAGACAGAAACTTTAAAAAATTCATCAAAGATAATGAACATTGGCTTGTTCCTTATTCTGCATTCTGTGTATTGAGGGACAAATATAAAACACCCAATTTCACCGAGTGGAAAACTCATAAAAAATATATTGCAGGAAAAATCTTACAGTTTTTTACAACGAAAAATAAAGATTATGATATCTCAATGCTTCATGCCTGGGTACAATATCAATTGCATGTGCAGCTGAAAGATGCGGTTGATTATGCCCATAACCTGGGAATTTCGTTGAAGGGAGATCTTCCGATTGGAATTTACAGATTTTCCGTAGAAGCCTGGACAGAACCGGAATTATTCGGGATGGATTTTCAGGCAGGAGCACCTCCTGATCAGTTTACAGAACTGGGACAGAACTGGGAATTCCCGACTTACAATTGGGAAGCTATGAAAGCAGATGATTATAGATGGTGGAAAAACAGGTTCAAAGCGTTGGAACAGTATTTTGATGCAATGAGGATTGACCATATTCTTGGTTTCTTCAGAATATGGAGAATGCCAGTTTCAGCCGTACAAGGAATTTTAGGGTACTTTTATCCGGCTGTTCCTATTGTAGCGGAGGAATTTAAGGCATGGCAGATTCCGTTTAATTTTGACAGGTATTGTAAACCTTTTATCAACAATCAGATCTTATGGGATTATTTTGGAAAAGATAGCGGAAAAGCCCTCGAATTTATGAACCGTAATGCAGACGGAACCTATTTCTTCAAAGAAGAATTTGATACCCAGAGAAAACTGGTTAATTTCTTTAAGAAAAAATCATATGGCCCGCTTGAAGAGCAATTAATTTCACTTTGTGCCAATGTTTTGTTTTTAACAGAAGAGAAAAACGGGAAAACAGTTTATCATCCAAGGTTTAATGTATACAATACAGAATCTTACAAACATCTTCCGGAATTGGAGCAGAAGAGTATTTATGATCTGTATCACGATTATTTCTTCAGAAGACAGGATCATCTTTGGTCTGAAAAAGCAATGGAAAAACTTCCCGTTATCCTAAACGCTACCAAAATGCTGATCTGCGGAGAAGACTTGGGAATGGTTCCTGCCTGTGTACCGGTTGTGATGGATGAGCTTGCCATTATAGCACTTAAAGTACAAAGAATGCCTTCTGAAAATATTCCGTTCTATAATCCTAAACATGCAAACTATATGAATGTAGTGACAGCATCTTCACACGACAGCTCAACCTTGAGACAATGGTGGAAAGAAGATCCTGCTCTTACACAAAAATATTTCAACCAGCAGCTCATACAGTATGGCAAAGCCCCTGCAGATCTGAATCCTCATCTTGCGGAGATTATTATGAAGCAGCATCTATATAACGATGCTATGCTGGCTATTTTCCCGATTCAGGAATTTCTGGCAACAGATGCTGAGCTTACCAATAAGAAAATTGACAATGAAAGAATTAATAATCCTGCAGTTTTTCCACATTATTGGCGCTACAGAATGCACATAAAGCTAGAAGACCTTAAAAAGAAAGAATCTTTCAATGAAAAGATTGCTTTTTGGATAAAAGATAGTGGTAGAATGTAA